In one window of Juglans regia cultivar Chandler chromosome 3, Walnut 2.0, whole genome shotgun sequence DNA:
- the LOC108982860 gene encoding BEL1-like homeodomain protein 1 — MATYFHGNSEIQAADGLQTLVLMNPAGYVQYSDTPPPAQSAANNFVFLNSVAAAAAASSLNYPHAPPPHTQQFVGIPVPTSASPASHDPNSQPMHSHHEISALHGFVPRVQYNLWNSIDPNAAAREIPRSQQGLSLSLSSQQPAYGSFRTDREVPSQSQAPAISGEDMRVSGGSSSSASGVTNGMRSVQLSSKYLKVAQELLDEVVNVGNGIKSEILKKANGRTTVMGESSVAASGEGSVGGEFASGKRAAELSTAERQEIQMKKAKLINMLDEVEQRYRQYHNQMQIVISSFEQAAGIGSARTYTALALQTISKQFRCLKDAITGQIRSANRSLGEEDCLGGKIEGSRLKYVDHHLRQQRALQQLGMIQHNAWRPQRGLPERSVSVLRAWLFDHFLHPYPKDSDKHMLAKQTGLTRSQVSNWFINARVRLWKPMVEEMYMEELKEHEHNGSEDKISKSNEDSASKSIALQDKCPATENQTKGFNSKQENSANQSVAPAISISKASTSPVGGNIRNQTGFTLIGSSELEGITQGSPKKQRSNEMLHSPRSVPSINMDVNSNEASNEQVSMKFGDERQSRDGYSFMGGQMNFIGGFGQYPIEDIGRFDAEQFAPRFSGNGVSLTLGLPHCENLSLSATHHTFLPNQSIQLGRRVDIGEPNDFGAISTSNPHSSAAYENINIQNPKRFAAQLLPDFVA, encoded by the exons ATGGCGACGTACTTTCATGGCAATTCAGAAATCCAAGCAGCTGATGGCTTACAAACCCTCGTCCTCATGAATCCAGCTGGTTACGTCCAATACTCCGACACGCCACCACCGGCACAGTCCGCAGCCAACAACTTCGTCTTTCTAAATTCTGTCGCCGCGGCTGCTGCTGCCAGCTCCTTAAACTACCCTCACGCGCCGCCACCCCACACCCAGCAGTTCGTCGGAATCCCTGTACCCACCTCTGCTTCACCCGCATCCCATGACCCCAATTCTCAACCCATGCACTCCCACCACGAGATCTCCGCCTTGCATGGCTTCGTCCCTCGGGTTCAGTACAATCTTTGGAACTCAATTGACCCAAACGCGGCGGCGCGTGAGATCCCACGGTCACAGCAGGGACTGTCTTTGAGCCTGTCTTCACAGCAACCTGCGTATGGGTCATTCCGGACCGACCGTGAAGTTCCATCACAGTCTCAAGCGCCGGCCATTTCAGGGGAAGATATGCGGGTTTCtggtggatcatcttcttcagCTTCGGGGGTGACAAATGGTATGCGGAGTGTGCAGCTGAGCTCTAAGTACTTGAAGGTTGCTCAAGAACTTCTTGACGAGGTTGTGAATGTCGGTAACGGAATTAAGAGTGAGATACTAAAAAAGGCTAATGGGCGGACTACGGTGATGGGAGAATCATCGGTGGCGGCGAGTGGTGAAGGTTCGGTTGGCGGTGAATTCGCAAGTGGAAAGCGTGCTGCCGAGCTATCAACGGCCGAGAGGCAGGAAATTCAGATGAAAAAGGCAAAGCTTATTAACATGCTTGATGAG GTGGAACAACGGTACAGACAGTACCACAACCAGATGCAGATTGTGATTTCCTCGTTCGAACAAGCGGCCGGAATAGGCTCGGCAAGAACGTACACAGCCCTTGCATTACAAACAATCTCAAAGCAGTTCCGGTGTTTGAAGGATGCAATAACTGGCCAAATTCGATCGGCAAACAGGAGCTTAGGCGAAGAAGATTGCCTAGGAGGCAAGATCGAAGGTTCAAGACTCAAATACGTCGACCATCATCTTCGACAACAACGAGCTCTCCAACAGTTGGGAATGATCCAGCACAATGCTTGGAGACCCCAGAGAGGATTGCCTGAAAGATCAGTTTCTGTTCTCCGTGCTTGGCTTTTTGACCACTTTCTCCACCC ATATCCGAAGGACTCAGACAAGCATATGCTTGCAAAGCAGACAGGGCTTACTAGGAGCCAG GTGTCTAATTGGTTTATCAATGCTCGAGTTCGGCTTTGGAAGCCAATGGTGGAGGAGATGTACATGGAGGAACTCAAGGAGCATGAGCATAATGGATCAGAGGACAAAATAAGCAAGAGCAATGAAGATTCAGCATCAAAGTCCATTGCTCTGCAAGATAAATGTCCTGCTACTGAAAATCAAACCAAAGGTTTCAATTCGAAACAAGAGAATTCTGCAAACCAGAGCGTGGCTCCTGCAATTTCAATTTCCAAAGCTTCAACATCTCCGGTTGGAGGAAATATTAGGAACCAGACTGGCTTCACTCTCATTGGATCGTCAGAATTGGAAGGAATCACACAGGGAAGTCCAAAGAAACAGAGGAGCAATGAGATGCTGCATTCTCCAAGAAGTGTTCCATCAATAAACATGGATGTCAACTCTAATGAGGCAAGCAATGAGCAAGTTTCTATGAAATTCGGGGATGAGAGGCAGAGCAGAGATGGATACTCATTCATGGGAGGCCAAATGAACTTCATTGGAGGTTTTGGGCAATACCCAATTGAGGATATAGGAAGGTTCGATGCTGAGCAGTTTGCACCAAGGTTTTCTGGCAATGGTGTTTCTCTTACACTTGGTCTCCCCCACTGTGAAAACCTCTCCTTGTCCGCAACCCACCATACATTTCTCCCTAACCAGAGCATTCAACTGGGAAGAAGAGTAGACATCGGTGAACCCAATGACTTCGGTGCCATAAGCACCTCCAACCCTCACTCTTCAGCTGCATACGAGAACATCAACATTCAGAACCCAAAGAGGTTTGCAGCACAATTGTTGCCCGACTTTGTGGCCTGA